The Petrotoga olearia DSM 13574 genome contains the following window.
GATTCGGCAACTGTAACAAATGATGGCCTGTACCATTATGAGGTAAAAATAGATTTAAATTCGGTTCCCAATATTGAAGACAACACTGATTTAAGAAATATGCTTTTAATTTTTGTTGATGTGGACAGCGACTTCGCTGGAAGAATGTATATAGATAATGTCAATTTTATTGAATAAAATGGGGGTATACCCCCATTTTAAAATAAAAAAGCATGAAAATTTTCATCTATGAGGAGATGAGTATTATGCATTTTAATTTCGATCATTTAGCAATCACAGTTTCCGATTTGGAAAAATCTGTTGGATTTTACAGAGATATTCTTGGTTTTAGAGTTTTAGGAAAGCTTGTTCAAGATAATGGAAATTTCGTCATTGTTTACCTTGATATGGGGGATAAAGTACTCGAATTATTCAATTTTTCTGAGAAAGGAAAATATCTAGCAACTCAAAACGATAAAGACATGGGCATAAAACACTTTGCTTTTAAAGTAAAAAGTGTCGACCAAACCTTTAAATATTTAAGAGAAAAGGGTGTAGAATTCACAATGGAACCTACTAATGCTGAGGGCGGTGTGAGAATCGCTTTTTTCAAAGATCCTGATAACATTCTAATAGAGATAATTGAGGGAGAACTTAATTTAGAAAAGTATTAAGTGTAACTATTGAGGTGAGAAAAATGGCAACGATAAGAGAAATAGCAAAAGCTTCAGGATTCTCTATCGCAACGGTGTCCAGAGTTCTCAACGGAAGTGAGAACGTTACTGAAGAAACAAGAAAAAAGATTTTAAAGGTTATAAAAGAATTAGATTATACCAG
Protein-coding sequences here:
- a CDS encoding VOC family protein, yielding MHFNFDHLAITVSDLEKSVGFYRDILGFRVLGKLVQDNGNFVIVYLDMGDKVLELFNFSEKGKYLATQNDKDMGIKHFAFKVKSVDQTFKYLREKGVEFTMEPTNAEGGVRIAFFKDPDNILIEIIEGELNLEKY